The following proteins come from a genomic window of Labeo rohita strain BAU-BD-2019 unplaced genomic scaffold, IGBB_LRoh.1.0 scaffold_87, whole genome shotgun sequence:
- the camta2 gene encoding calmodulin-binding transcription activator 2, with translation MNNKDATTESETSGQMKVFLPNKLLECLPRTTTLPKERLRWNTNEEIASFLISFDRHDEWLSCTLKTRPQNGSIILYNRKKVKYRKDGYCWKKRKDGKTTREDHMKLKVQGMECLYGCYVHSSIVPTFHRRCYWLLQNPDIVLVHYLNVPSLEDSVKSCGPVSCALTDRRDSLRWSRDELLSQLKPMCE, from the exons ATGAACAACAAGGACGCGACCACAGAGTCCG AGACCAGCGGTCAGATGAAAGTGTTTTTACCCAATAAGCTGTTGGAGTGTTTGCCTCGCACCACCACTTTACCCAAAGAGAGACTGCGCTGGAACACCAACGAG gaaaTTGCATCCTTCCTGATTTCGTTCGACAGACATGACGAGTGGCTTTCTTGCACACTTAAGACCAG GCCACAGAACGGGTCGATCATTCTGTACAATCGCAAAAAAGTCAAATACCGGAAAGATGGATATTGCTGGAAGAAGAGGAAGGACGGAAAGACGACCAGAGAGGATCACATGAAGCTGAAGGTTCAGGGCATGGAG TGTCTTTACGGTTGTTATGTTCATTCCTCCATCGTCCCAACATTCCACAGAAGATGCTATTGGCTGCTGCAG AACCCAGACATTGTTCTAGTGCACTATCTGAACGTGCCGTCACTGGAGGACAGCGTGAAGTCGTGTGGCCCGGTGTCGTGCGCCCTGACCGACCGCCGGGACAGTCTGCGCTGGAGCCGAGACGAACTTCTGTCCCAACTTAAACCCATGTGTGAGTGA
- the zgc:85858 gene encoding stress-associated endoplasmic reticulum protein 1 — protein MSAVQRMKVANEKHSKTITQRGHVQKTTRVVNEEKSPVGPWLLALFVFVVCGSAIFQIIQSIRQGM, from the exons ATGTCGGCGGTGCAGCGGATGAAAGTAGCGAACGAGAAACACAGTAAGACGATCACACAGAGAGGACACGTGCAGAAAACCACG CGTGTGGTGAATGAGGAGAAGTCTCCGGTGGGTCCGTGGCTCCTCGCGCTCTTCGTGTTCGTGGTCTGTGGATCAG CCATCTTCCAGATCATCCAGAGCATCAGGCAGGGCATGTGA
- the nppcl2 gene encoding C-type natriuretic peptide 2 produces the protein MVFSSPLNFGSSLHPVLLLLLIIAVATQVQGRPSPRRPDAQVLQDLFGLKISSLVLADPEVSEGSADEPLPLTHTRHGDVAPSRVFLDLLGRHRKLQGRSRKGVGRGCFGMKVDRIGVISGLGC, from the exons ATGGTTTTTTCATCTCCTCTGAACTTCGGCTCCTCTCTTCATCCCGTTCTCCTCTTGCTTCTCATCATCGCCGTGGCAACGCAGGTACAGGGACGGCCGTCACCACGACGACCAGATGCTCAG gttcTGCAGGATCTGTTCGGGCTGAAGATCAGCTCTCTAGTATTGGCTGATCCAGAGGTCAGCGAGGGGTCGGCAGACGAACCCCTGCCCCTCACACACACGCGTCACGGCGATGTCGCGCCGTCACGCGTGTTCCTGGACCTCCTTGGCCGTCACAGGAAGCTGCAGGGGCGGAGCAGGAAGGGCGTGGGGCGGGGCTGTTTCGGGATGAAGGTGGACCGGATCGGGGTGATCAGCGGACTGGGATGCTGA